From a single Endozoicomonas euniceicola genomic region:
- a CDS encoding C45 family autoproteolytic acyltransferase/hydolase — MQKTLIALALAVSAFGAQAELIQHTDQIAEIKFTGSNYELGKHVGEVAGDQVLTAMGRFDKVMGIMLEGLSLDKITKTFEENDVHAKLMETSPHAGQYIKGLAESLNVSPNRLLAVGMADEAVLESQRNGGMGFLESEAPHDPSAPSKCTIFAYADGSGTAWGHYNYDYMAINYEQLLVMNHTDVDGKTKVVQTWAGLLPYGGVTKGGQAIVGNTLADEGTARQLDGGEIIEKDSTPSFHLAWEIYEGQKPQDLAKIYAMYDKYTAYYSYTAIGANSELVSVENTYADGLHITGGKALTHANHSTTKHHKFVDKAFGSKSLVRQKAADEFMKKASINTTKEEAFAFAKTEPVWKGRGDMMGTVTTTHFRVNGKKVDLYMRTDDDHKEVRISNY, encoded by the coding sequence GTGCAAAAGACACTCATCGCTTTGGCTCTGGCTGTATCCGCTTTCGGCGCGCAAGCCGAACTCATTCAGCACACTGATCAAATCGCAGAAATTAAGTTTACTGGTTCAAACTACGAATTAGGTAAACACGTTGGAGAAGTCGCAGGAGATCAGGTTCTTACGGCAATGGGCCGTTTTGATAAGGTAATGGGTATCATGCTTGAAGGCCTTAGCCTGGACAAAATTACTAAAACATTTGAAGAGAATGATGTGCACGCAAAGCTGATGGAAACATCCCCTCATGCTGGTCAGTACATTAAAGGTCTGGCGGAAAGCCTGAATGTCTCTCCAAACCGCCTGCTCGCGGTAGGTATGGCTGATGAAGCGGTTTTGGAGTCACAGCGCAATGGCGGCATGGGTTTCCTTGAGTCTGAAGCGCCCCATGATCCAAGTGCTCCGTCTAAATGTACGATCTTTGCGTATGCTGATGGCAGCGGCACTGCCTGGGGTCACTACAACTACGATTATATGGCGATCAATTACGAGCAGCTACTCGTAATGAATCATACTGACGTTGATGGCAAGACTAAGGTTGTTCAGACCTGGGCTGGCTTGCTGCCTTATGGTGGTGTGACTAAAGGTGGTCAGGCGATCGTTGGCAACACGCTTGCTGATGAAGGTACTGCGCGTCAGCTGGATGGTGGTGAGATCATTGAGAAAGACTCAACTCCATCATTCCACCTGGCCTGGGAAATTTATGAGGGTCAGAAACCTCAAGACCTTGCCAAAATTTATGCGATGTACGACAAGTACACCGCGTATTACTCTTACACTGCCATTGGTGCAAATTCTGAGCTTGTTAGCGTTGAGAACACTTATGCTGATGGTCTACATATCACTGGTGGTAAAGCACTAACCCACGCTAATCACAGCACGACCAAGCACCACAAATTTGTTGATAAGGCGTTCGGTTCAAAATCTCTGGTTCGTCAAAAAGCTGCTGATGAGTTCATGAAAAAAGCTTCGATCAATACTACCAAAGAAGAAGCTTTTGCCTTTGCTAAGACTGAACCAGTATGGAAAGGTCGCGGTGACATGATGGGTACAGTAACGACAACTCACTTCCGTGTGAATGGTAAAAAAGTTGATCTGTATATGCGTACTGATGATGACCACAAAGAAGTTCGCATTTCAAACTACTAG
- a CDS encoding LysR family transcriptional regulator produces the protein MFNALEELKLIELKAFVTTYESGSFAMVAQQYGKHATTYSRRVGNLEIDLGVTLFERNGGHLVPTEDATSLYHPAKSVLNEVEHFRRRVQLCFEENESYLKVAVDSSLSAFAPEFTIAEISKEFPATEIEVLTGNTEQVIEMVLSKQADMGLALSNFYCHPEITTRKLFDFRFIRVMSPDYAKSFGLNLTHPLEPSLIRTMKQIVLAPINRLGVEAQNYGNHLLHVDSFQMAKSLAVNSAGWTNLPLVDCQDALDSGDLVQFEGDYDYELEWSVNETWLVETNRGPVARRLVQLFRGYAARSLTENRLPYCGGSKLV, from the coding sequence ATGTTTAATGCTCTTGAAGAGTTGAAGTTAATCGAGTTAAAGGCATTCGTTACAACTTACGAGTCAGGCAGTTTTGCTATGGTTGCACAGCAATATGGCAAACATGCTACGACTTACAGCCGTCGCGTTGGTAACTTAGAGATCGACCTCGGAGTGACGCTATTTGAACGTAATGGCGGCCACCTTGTTCCGACAGAAGACGCGACAAGCCTATATCATCCCGCTAAGTCTGTCCTTAATGAGGTTGAGCATTTCAGGCGACGGGTTCAGCTCTGTTTTGAGGAAAATGAATCGTATTTAAAAGTAGCGGTTGATAGTTCTTTAAGTGCTTTTGCACCGGAGTTTACGATTGCTGAAATTTCGAAAGAATTCCCAGCGACTGAAATAGAAGTGCTTACGGGCAATACAGAGCAGGTCATTGAAATGGTGCTGAGTAAGCAAGCTGATATGGGACTGGCCTTATCCAATTTCTATTGTCACCCTGAAATAACCACAAGGAAACTATTTGATTTTCGATTTATCCGTGTGATGTCACCTGACTACGCTAAAAGCTTTGGGTTGAACCTGACTCACCCACTCGAACCCAGCTTGATTCGAACTATGAAGCAAATAGTACTTGCTCCTATTAACAGACTTGGGGTGGAAGCTCAAAACTATGGCAACCACTTACTCCACGTTGATAGCTTTCAAATGGCAAAATCCCTTGCCGTTAATAGTGCTGGATGGACTAACTTACCGCTAGTGGATTGCCAGGATGCATTAGACAGTGGTGATTTGGTTCAATTTGAGGGTGATTATGATTATGAGTTGGAATGGTCAGTTAATGAGACCTGGCTGGTAGAAACAAACCGAGGCCCTGTAGCAAGACGGTTGGTGCAACTATTTAGAGGGTACGCTGCCAGGAGCCTGACCGAGAATAGACTGCCCTACTGCGGCGGCAGTAAATTGGTCTGA
- a CDS encoding cryptochrome/photolyase family protein produces the protein MKSKYTRLRLILGDQLNIAHGWYTRIDPDCLYFIAELEQEARYVKHHVQKLCGFFLAMDNFARPLREAGHQVIHFTLDETAGFRNLSQFINRVAEVFLLLLPAFGQFQDAMTENSPHQWSLTENSARSEDGRKSNFQTNLLPPQ, from the coding sequence GTGAAAAGTAAATACACCCGATTGCGCCTGATTCTGGGTGATCAGCTGAACATAGCTCACGGCTGGTATACCCGAATTGATCCGGATTGTCTGTACTTTATTGCCGAGCTTGAGCAGGAAGCCCGTTATGTGAAGCATCATGTCCAGAAGTTGTGTGGTTTTTTTCTGGCGATGGATAACTTTGCCCGGCCACTACGGGAGGCAGGGCATCAGGTTATACACTTTACACTCGATGAAACCGCAGGCTTCAGGAATTTGTCACAGTTTATCAACCGAGTTGCTGAAGTATTTTTGCTGCTACTGCCTGCCTTCGGGCAGTTCCAGGATGCCATGACCGAAAACAGTCCTCACCAGTGGAGCCTGACCGAGAATAGCGCCCGTAGCGAGGACGGCAGAAAATCGAATTTTCAGACCAATTTACTGCCGCCGCAGTAG
- a CDS encoding RING-HC finger protein has product MKIEFKDRCCCTLNFFLLFVFLLLTVSRTSYANEHSISEYILHNNFLKNIRIGWVTIDLSTDNPVLTNDQRITLSPDHNPDDYVLSREDFIELVDFFFNFTSDWRNGNNAAISNDELVEQMTGFVTRIFYLNASNLDDRSFSIVQERNRDFYNEIDLQRSRRQTSSFIGYSQFYSNTEYYLPKVNIELLLLVASFLRPWFYIFPDSDSNVVMISADFMEEVNKFQFLYFFRVFHYFLQSRDGRSEEYQHNSFTFMSGERLTHFLYSVRRERNFIFATLLYSLSVGLFHHLVDRSTVSINRISSPENVFSDFLGAGSIQNFFRGYANAYLRSRHGAQIPFFRPFTPEESERITVSWQLALGFTANLALTETLLGTMSSGWVTDLLFRRHVQLTNNAASDGARWPADEAGADRATALPSVNSFSGGSFRVNEEVNRESDRCAGICTVCMETGNLQALVPCGHVCMCSKCIEKIQKSDNNCCPHCRKGIQLAIKLYFD; this is encoded by the coding sequence ATGAAAATTGAATTTAAAGACAGGTGTTGTTGTACTTTAAATTTTTTTTTGTTATTTGTTTTCTTACTGCTGACAGTCAGTCGAACATCTTATGCTAATGAGCATTCCATTAGTGAATACATTCTCCATAATAATTTCCTTAAAAATATCAGAATAGGCTGGGTTACAATAGATTTGAGTACTGATAATCCAGTCTTGACAAACGACCAGAGAATAACCTTAAGCCCTGATCATAATCCTGATGACTATGTTTTAAGTCGAGAAGATTTTATAGAACTTGTTGATTTTTTCTTTAACTTCACCTCTGACTGGAGAAATGGTAATAATGCAGCCATTAGCAATGATGAACTTGTAGAGCAAATGACGGGTTTCGTGACACGGATTTTTTATTTGAATGCAAGCAATCTTGACGATAGGAGTTTTTCTATAGTACAGGAACGGAATAGGGATTTTTACAATGAAATAGACTTGCAGCGATCCAGAAGGCAAACTTCCAGTTTTATAGGCTACAGCCAATTTTATTCGAATACGGAGTATTATCTTCCAAAGGTTAATATCGAATTGTTGTTATTGGTGGCTTCTTTTTTAAGGCCATGGTTTTATATTTTTCCGGATAGCGATAGCAATGTAGTTATGATAAGTGCTGACTTCATGGAAGAAGTTAATAAATTTCAATTTCTTTATTTCTTTAGAGTGTTTCATTATTTCCTGCAAAGTCGCGATGGTCGTTCAGAAGAATATCAACATAACTCATTCACATTTATGTCGGGAGAACGTCTCACACATTTTCTGTATTCGGTAAGAAGGGAAAGGAATTTTATATTTGCAACTCTCCTTTACTCATTGTCTGTTGGTCTTTTCCATCATTTAGTTGATCGAAGTACTGTATCGATAAATCGAATCAGTTCACCTGAAAATGTGTTTAGTGATTTTTTAGGTGCTGGCTCAATACAAAACTTTTTCAGAGGTTATGCAAATGCTTACCTCAGGTCTCGACATGGAGCCCAAATCCCATTTTTCAGGCCTTTTACTCCGGAAGAGAGCGAGCGTATAACCGTATCGTGGCAGTTAGCATTAGGCTTTACTGCAAATCTGGCGTTAACTGAAACCTTATTAGGTACTATGAGTTCAGGCTGGGTGACTGATTTATTATTTAGACGGCACGTTCAGTTAACAAACAACGCCGCCAGCGATGGTGCACGCTGGCCAGCGGATGAAGCGGGTGCAGATCGGGCTACTGCTCTGCCCAGCGTTAATAGCTTCAGTGGTGGGTCGTTCAGAGTGAATGAAGAGGTCAACAGAGAATCTGATCGATGCGCTGGTATTTGTACCGTTTGCATGGAAACTGGGAATCTTCAAGCTTTAGTGCCATGTGGGCATGTGTGCATGTGTTCAAAGTGTATAGAAAAGATCCAGAAAAGTGACAACAACTGCTGCCCCCATTGTCGGAAAGGTATTCAGCTAGCAATAAAGTTATATTTTGACTGA
- the sthA gene encoding Si-specific NAD(P)(+) transhydrogenase, with the protein MGVSNYDLVILGSGPAGEGAAMNAVKLGKKVAVVEQNPFVGGSCTHLGTIPSKALRHAVKQIMDFNTNPLFREIGDPRWFSFPKVLKSAEKVIQKQVQSRTMYYSRNRIDLYFGRGTFVDEHTIEVIEKGGNIERLHATNIIIATGSRPYRPADVDFSHSRVFDSDTILELTNTPRRMIIYGAGVIGSEYASIFSGLGVLVDLVDTRDRLLSFLDTEISDALGYQLRKMNVIIRHNEEYLKVEPLDDGVVMHLKSGKKLKADLLLWANGRAGNTQNMGLELIGLKSDSRGQLEVDQHYQTDISHISAAGDVIGWPSLASAAYDQGRSAAGNVGSLQKWRYVNEVPTGIYTIPEISSLGATEEELTAAAIPYEVGKALFSRLARAQITGEKVGMLKILFHRDTEEVLGIHCFGDQASEIVHIGQAVMAQTGEANSIRYFLNTTFNYPTMAEAYRVAALDGINRLF; encoded by the coding sequence ATGGGAGTGAGCAACTACGATCTGGTGATCCTGGGATCGGGTCCCGCCGGAGAGGGAGCCGCTATGAATGCGGTGAAGTTGGGAAAGAAGGTTGCAGTTGTTGAGCAGAACCCGTTTGTTGGTGGCAGTTGTACCCATCTTGGGACTATTCCGTCCAAGGCTTTGCGTCACGCAGTTAAGCAGATTATGGACTTTAACACCAATCCCCTGTTTCGTGAGATTGGCGACCCTCGCTGGTTCAGTTTTCCCAAGGTGCTGAAAAGTGCTGAAAAGGTCATACAGAAGCAAGTGCAGTCACGCACCATGTACTATTCCCGCAACCGCATTGATCTGTATTTTGGCCGGGGGACTTTTGTCGATGAGCACACCATTGAAGTGATTGAAAAGGGTGGCAATATCGAAAGGCTCCATGCGACCAATATCATTATTGCCACCGGTTCCCGCCCTTATCGCCCTGCCGATGTCGACTTCAGCCATTCACGAGTCTTTGACAGTGACACGATTCTGGAGCTGACAAACACACCGCGTCGTATGATTATTTACGGTGCCGGAGTGATTGGTTCTGAATACGCGTCTATTTTTTCAGGGCTTGGGGTACTGGTTGACCTGGTGGATACCCGTGACCGGCTCTTATCTTTCCTCGATACGGAAATCTCCGATGCCCTGGGTTATCAGCTGCGCAAGATGAACGTAATTATTCGCCACAATGAGGAATACCTGAAGGTTGAACCCCTTGACGATGGCGTGGTGATGCATCTGAAGAGTGGTAAAAAGCTAAAGGCTGACCTGCTGCTCTGGGCCAATGGCAGGGCCGGCAATACTCAGAATATGGGGCTGGAACTGATAGGCCTGAAGTCAGATAGCCGGGGGCAGCTGGAGGTTGACCAGCACTACCAGACTGACATTTCCCATATCTCTGCTGCTGGTGACGTGATTGGCTGGCCCAGTCTGGCCAGTGCCGCTTATGATCAGGGGCGTTCTGCCGCCGGTAACGTTGGCAGTTTGCAAAAATGGCGTTATGTGAATGAAGTCCCCACTGGTATTTATACGATTCCCGAAATCAGTTCGCTGGGAGCAACGGAGGAAGAACTGACCGCTGCCGCTATCCCCTATGAAGTGGGTAAAGCGCTGTTCTCCCGTCTTGCCCGGGCACAGATTACCGGAGAAAAAGTGGGTATGCTGAAAATACTTTTTCATCGGGACACGGAAGAGGTGTTAGGTATCCACTGTTTTGGTGACCAGGCGTCAGAGATCGTCCATATCGGTCAGGCCGTGATGGCGCAGACAGGTGAAGCTAATTCTATTCGTTACTTTTTGAATACGACCTTTAACTATCCGACCATGGCGGAAGCTTACCGGGTCGCTGCTCTGGATGGTATTAACCGGCTGTTTTGA
- the nqrM gene encoding (Na+)-NQR maturation NqrM: MTTMLVTFCVFLALIAMMAVGVIFSNKPIKGSCGGLSTLGLKDGCVICGGGDKQEKAFRDAFDEADRDGMFYDATAHKKA, from the coding sequence ATGACTACAATGCTGGTCACATTCTGTGTTTTTCTGGCGCTGATAGCCATGATGGCTGTCGGTGTTATTTTTTCCAACAAACCCATCAAGGGCTCCTGTGGGGGGCTCAGTACACTGGGACTGAAAGATGGGTGTGTCATCTGTGGTGGTGGCGATAAGCAGGAGAAAGCGTTCCGGGATGCCTTTGATGAGGCGGACAGGGATGGTATGTTCTACGACGCTACAGCACATAAAAAAGCCTGA
- a CDS encoding FAD:protein FMN transferase: MHLDVTLRSPDKVGFKRRGKMLLTRSYKRSLLLGIVLLIAALYVMGTRPGLKHFQGYTMGTTYSISYAATLFSDPVKAVQADVERALEAINDKMSTYRPDSELMQFNHAPVGKPFKASDELVNLVHRSLYFSRISDGAYDVTVGPLVNLWGFGPSEKDSQQPEKAMPAGQDGAARDGTVDPVLWMLANYPTEVPSDESISAALDRVGYKFLTVDTDHDTMTRHKDLFVDLSSIAKGYGVDVVGQTLKRRGINNYMVEIGGEVLVHGSKPDGDAWRLGIRGPAMTAGGMPRLVVTIGNRALATSGDYLNYFEINGQKFSHMINPRTGRPEVSRLAEVAVIADSAATGDALATMFMVLGDKKGLELANREGIAAYFTYHSKDGGFESVSSEAFKPYQHH, encoded by the coding sequence TTGCATCTCGATGTTACACTGCGCAGCCCGGACAAAGTGGGATTTAAACGCAGAGGTAAGATGTTGTTAACCCGATCTTATAAACGATCGCTGCTACTGGGTATCGTCCTGCTGATAGCAGCGCTCTATGTCATGGGTACCCGGCCAGGGCTTAAGCACTTTCAGGGATATACCATGGGAACCACTTACAGTATTTCCTATGCTGCGACACTGTTCTCTGATCCGGTGAAAGCCGTTCAGGCTGATGTTGAACGGGCGCTGGAGGCTATTAACGACAAGATGTCGACCTATCGGCCTGATTCTGAGCTGATGCAGTTCAATCATGCACCGGTTGGCAAACCTTTCAAGGCATCTGATGAACTGGTAAATCTGGTTCATCGAAGTTTGTATTTCTCCAGAATTTCCGACGGTGCTTATGATGTGACAGTGGGGCCACTGGTTAATCTCTGGGGGTTTGGTCCTTCTGAAAAAGACAGCCAACAGCCTGAGAAAGCAATGCCTGCTGGTCAGGATGGCGCTGCCCGGGATGGTACTGTTGATCCGGTACTCTGGATGCTGGCAAACTACCCGACAGAAGTCCCCAGTGATGAGTCCATTTCTGCGGCGCTGGATCGTGTAGGCTATAAGTTTCTGACGGTCGATACCGATCATGACACCATGACACGCCACAAAGACCTGTTTGTTGATCTCAGTTCCATTGCTAAAGGTTACGGGGTCGATGTAGTGGGTCAGACCCTGAAGCGTCGTGGTATCAATAACTACATGGTTGAAATCGGTGGCGAGGTGCTGGTCCATGGTAGTAAGCCTGACGGTGATGCCTGGCGTCTGGGTATTCGGGGCCCGGCGATGACAGCGGGCGGCATGCCGAGGCTCGTGGTAACGATTGGTAACCGGGCTCTGGCGACCTCTGGTGACTACCTGAATTATTTTGAGATTAATGGTCAGAAGTTCTCTCACATGATTAATCCTCGTACCGGTCGCCCGGAGGTCAGTCGCCTGGCCGAGGTAGCGGTGATTGCCGATAGTGCGGCAACGGGCGACGCGCTGGCTACCATGTTTATGGTGCTGGGGGACAAGAAAGGTCTGGAGCTTGCCAACCGGGAAGGGATTGCCGCTTACTTTACCTATCATTCAAAGGATGGCGGGTTTGAATCAGTGAGCAGTGAGGCGTTTAAACCTTATCAGCATCACTGA